A genomic window from Streptomyces broussonetiae includes:
- a CDS encoding DMT family transporter: MSVLVLLLAVSAACCLGFGFVLQQNAAEKAPLSDFLSFRLLLDLMRVPRWLGGLALMASGMVLGAIALGKGEISLVEPLLATNLLFALALSRYQTKQPLGRQGWAGLLLLAGGVSAFITAGEPRAGHAVTDPLRHWLIIGAMVGAALVLTTYGKRSRLSWGPVLLATAAGLLYGVQDALTRVSGTRFSAGGLTELFTGWQPYGVLVCGVTGLVLVQSAFETAPLRMSLPALTAAEPLAGILCGVGFLGDRLRTDTGALAWEAAGLAAVVVGIVLLGLHPAMPSGTAEAEPSARDLQRR; the protein is encoded by the coding sequence GTGTCCGTTCTGGTTCTCCTTCTCGCCGTGAGTGCTGCCTGCTGCCTGGGTTTCGGATTCGTGCTCCAGCAGAACGCCGCCGAGAAGGCGCCGCTCAGCGACTTCCTGTCCTTCCGGCTGCTGCTGGACCTGATGCGGGTGCCGCGCTGGCTGGGCGGGCTCGCGCTGATGGCGTCCGGCATGGTGCTGGGCGCGATCGCCCTCGGCAAGGGTGAGATCTCCCTGGTCGAACCGCTGCTCGCGACCAACCTGCTGTTCGCGCTCGCCCTCTCCCGGTACCAGACGAAACAGCCCCTGGGCCGCCAGGGCTGGGCGGGGCTGCTGCTGCTCGCGGGCGGGGTGAGCGCGTTCATCACGGCGGGCGAGCCGCGCGCCGGCCACGCCGTCACCGATCCGCTGCGGCACTGGCTGATCATCGGCGCCATGGTCGGGGCGGCCCTGGTGCTCACGACGTACGGCAAGCGCTCCCGGCTGAGCTGGGGCCCGGTGCTGCTCGCCACCGCGGCCGGACTGCTGTACGGCGTGCAGGACGCGCTGACCCGGGTGAGCGGCACCCGCTTCTCGGCGGGCGGCCTCACGGAACTGTTCACCGGCTGGCAGCCGTACGGCGTGCTGGTGTGCGGGGTGACCGGGCTGGTCCTGGTGCAGAGCGCGTTCGAGACGGCCCCGCTGCGTATGTCGCTGCCCGCGCTCACCGCGGCGGAGCCGCTGGCCGGGATCCTGTGCGGGGTGGGCTTCCTCGGCGACCGGCTGCGCACCGACACCGGGGCGCTGGCCTGGGAGGCGGCCGGGCTCGCGGCCGTGGTCGTGGGCATCGTGCTGCTCGGGCTGCACCCGGCGATGCCGTCCGGTACGGCGGAGGCGGAGCCCTCGGCACGGGATCTCCAGCGGCGCTGA
- a CDS encoding SDR family oxidoreductase codes for MVEAVQDAGVVVTGAGGGIGAALARRFAAEGARVVVNDLDAQKAKAVAEEIGGTAVPGDASAIVGAARDALGGTIDVYCANAGVAFGDGGEGGPLDERSWGAAWDVNVMAHVRAAHELLPDWLERGRGRFVSTVSAAGLLTMIGAPSYSVTKHGAYAFAEWLSLTYRHRGLRVHAICPQGVRTDMLAATGSAGDLVLQPTAIEPAAVADALFRGIEEDRFLILPHPEVAEYYQARAAEPDRWLSGMNHLQRKWEEAR; via the coding sequence ATGGTGGAAGCCGTGCAGGATGCGGGAGTGGTCGTCACGGGGGCGGGCGGGGGGATCGGGGCCGCACTGGCCCGGCGGTTCGCCGCCGAGGGGGCGCGGGTCGTCGTGAACGATCTGGATGCCCAGAAGGCGAAGGCGGTGGCCGAGGAGATCGGCGGTACCGCCGTGCCCGGCGACGCCTCCGCGATCGTCGGGGCGGCCCGGGACGCACTCGGCGGCACCATCGACGTCTACTGCGCGAACGCCGGAGTCGCCTTCGGGGACGGTGGCGAGGGCGGGCCGCTGGACGAGAGGTCCTGGGGGGCCGCCTGGGACGTCAACGTGATGGCGCACGTCCGCGCCGCCCATGAACTGCTGCCCGACTGGCTGGAGCGCGGCCGTGGGCGGTTCGTGTCCACCGTGTCGGCCGCCGGGCTGCTCACCATGATCGGCGCCCCCTCCTACAGCGTCACCAAGCACGGCGCCTACGCCTTCGCCGAATGGCTGTCGCTCACGTACCGCCACCGGGGCCTGCGGGTGCACGCCATCTGTCCGCAGGGCGTGCGGACGGACATGCTGGCCGCGACCGGCAGCGCCGGGGACCTGGTGCTCCAGCCGACCGCGATCGAGCCGGCGGCCGTGGCGGACGCCCTGTTCCGGGGGATCGAGGAGGACCGCTTCCTGATCCTGCCGCACCCCGAGGTTGCCGAGTACTACCAGGCCCGGGCCGCCGAACCGGACCGATGGCTGAGCGGCATGAACCACCTCCAGCGCAAGTGGGAGGAGGCCCGGTGA
- a CDS encoding cytochrome b/b6 domain-containing protein, whose translation MTLQADTPAPPAARIRRFSRAERWVHRTTAVLMGVCVATAAVLYIPQLAIMVGRRELVVRVHELAGLALPVPVLLGLASRAFRADLRFLNRFGPHDRLWLHAALVRDKRPSSRPAGKFNAGQKIYAAWIGGATLVMLGTGLLMWFTHLAPLMWRTSATFVHDWLALTIGVVLAGHIGMALGDPEARRGLRTGTVSRQWAKREHPLWRP comes from the coding sequence ATGACCCTACAAGCTGACACCCCCGCCCCGCCCGCCGCCCGGATCCGCCGCTTCAGCCGGGCCGAACGCTGGGTGCACCGCACGACGGCCGTGCTGATGGGCGTGTGCGTGGCGACGGCCGCGGTCCTCTACATCCCGCAGCTGGCGATCATGGTCGGGCGCCGGGAGCTGGTCGTCCGGGTCCACGAGTTGGCGGGCCTCGCCCTGCCGGTGCCGGTCCTGCTCGGCCTCGCCTCCCGGGCCTTCCGGGCCGACCTGCGCTTCCTCAACCGCTTCGGGCCGCACGACCGGCTCTGGCTGCACGCGGCGCTGGTCCGCGACAAGCGCCCCTCCTCGCGGCCGGCCGGCAAGTTCAACGCCGGCCAGAAGATCTACGCGGCCTGGATCGGCGGCGCCACGCTGGTCATGCTCGGCACCGGGCTGCTGATGTGGTTCACCCATCTCGCCCCGTTGATGTGGCGCACCTCGGCCACCTTCGTCCATGACTGGCTGGCCCTGACGATCGGGGTGGTCCTGGCGGGGCACATCGGCATGGCCCTGGGCGACCCGGAGGCGAGAAGGGGGCTGCGCACGGGGACGGTGAGCAGGCAGTGGGCGAAGCGGGAGCATCCGCTCTGGCGTCCCTGA
- a CDS encoding YidH family protein: MSEFVRNVRLWFAPELVRDEGGTPDYRFSLANERTFLAWLRTALALIGGGFAVDQFLPNLRWAWRVGLALALLGAGVLCSLRAVNHWVRCERAIRRGEDLPASRFPAVLSLVIAVVAVAMIVAVLLGWTR, from the coding sequence GTGAGCGAATTCGTGCGGAACGTGCGGCTGTGGTTCGCGCCGGAGCTGGTGCGGGACGAGGGCGGTACACCCGACTACCGGTTCTCGCTGGCCAACGAGCGCACCTTCCTCGCCTGGCTGCGCACCGCGCTCGCACTGATCGGCGGCGGATTCGCGGTGGACCAGTTCCTGCCGAACCTGCGCTGGGCCTGGCGGGTCGGTCTCGCACTCGCCCTGCTCGGGGCCGGTGTGCTGTGTTCCCTGCGCGCGGTGAACCACTGGGTGCGCTGCGAGCGGGCGATCCGGCGCGGCGAGGACCTGCCCGCCTCCCGGTTCCCCGCGGTGCTGAGCCTGGTCATCGCGGTGGTGGCCGTGGCGATGATCGTCGCGGTGCTGCTCGGATGGACGAGGTGA
- a CDS encoding DUF202 domain-containing protein, whose amino-acid sequence MDEVSAPGRDPGLQPERTRLAWRRTTLSATVTAVLAVKAALHGGASAGGIAVCALCCVLFLGFLGVAHHRIRSLSAGPHPLALAPRHATAAMLYAMGLAVCAVILVA is encoded by the coding sequence ATGGACGAGGTGAGCGCGCCCGGGCGCGATCCGGGGCTGCAACCGGAGCGCACCCGGCTGGCGTGGCGTCGTACGACCCTCTCGGCCACCGTGACCGCCGTACTCGCGGTCAAGGCGGCCCTGCACGGTGGCGCCTCGGCCGGCGGCATCGCCGTCTGCGCCCTGTGCTGCGTGCTCTTCCTGGGCTTTCTGGGCGTGGCCCACCACCGGATCCGCTCCCTGTCGGCAGGCCCCCACCCGCTCGCGCTCGCACCCCGGCACGCAACCGCGGCGATGCTGTACGCGATGGGTCTCGCGGTGTGCGCCGTGATCCTGGTCGCCTAG
- a CDS encoding class I adenylate-forming enzyme family protein: MSTSGYADRPWLALLDDAQRGPIEPADSLVHALRTAVAEASDRTFLAYFDARLSYRQVDELTDSVAAHLAARGLERGDRVAVLLQNSPHFVLAVLGAWKAGATVVPVNPMYKSAEVGHVLRDGEVTALVCSDRAWESYLRDTAARSPVRIVLTGCELDFQTRNDARVLRFERLPQAPDADDLVTVARQGGTAPADRDPRPDDIALISYTSGTSGTPKGATNTHGNIMHNAERQSTGLGLPEAPVYYALAPLFHITGMVCQFGACLNSAGTLALTYRFEPGLVLEAFAEHQPHYTVGPSTAFMALAAHPDATREHFASFVNISSGGAPVPPALVEGFRERFGPYIRVGYGLTECTAPCAAVPPGLEAPVDPVSGTLSVGVPGADAFVRILDEQGAEVPFGEQGEIVVRGPQVVPGYWRRPDATAETFPDGELRTGDIGFMDEQGWLYVVDRKKDMINASGFKVWPREVEDVLYTHPAVREAAVVGVPDGYRGETVKAFVSLRPGAEADPDELAVYCKERLAAYKYPRQVEVLPDLPKTASGKILRRELRSRPHETR; encoded by the coding sequence GTGAGCACCTCCGGCTACGCCGACCGGCCCTGGCTGGCCCTGCTCGACGACGCCCAGCGCGGGCCGATCGAGCCCGCGGACTCGTTGGTGCACGCACTGCGCACCGCTGTCGCCGAGGCCTCCGACCGCACCTTCCTGGCCTACTTCGACGCCCGTCTGAGCTATCGCCAGGTGGACGAGCTGACCGACTCCGTCGCCGCCCACCTGGCCGCGCGCGGGCTGGAGCGCGGCGACCGGGTGGCCGTGCTGCTGCAGAACTCCCCGCACTTCGTGCTCGCGGTCCTCGGCGCCTGGAAGGCCGGCGCGACCGTCGTCCCGGTCAACCCCATGTACAAGTCGGCCGAGGTGGGTCACGTCCTGCGGGACGGCGAGGTCACCGCACTGGTCTGCTCCGACCGGGCCTGGGAGTCGTACCTGAGGGACACGGCCGCCCGGTCGCCGGTGCGGATCGTGCTCACCGGGTGCGAGTTGGACTTCCAGACGCGCAACGACGCGCGCGTGCTCCGTTTCGAGCGGCTGCCGCAGGCGCCCGACGCCGACGACCTGGTCACCGTCGCCCGGCAGGGTGGTACGGCGCCTGCCGACCGCGATCCGCGCCCCGACGACATCGCGCTGATCAGCTACACCTCCGGCACCAGCGGCACACCCAAGGGCGCCACCAACACCCACGGCAACATCATGCACAACGCCGAGCGGCAGAGCACCGGGCTCGGGCTGCCCGAGGCCCCCGTCTACTACGCGCTCGCGCCGCTGTTCCACATCACCGGCATGGTCTGCCAGTTCGGTGCCTGCCTGAACAGCGCCGGCACGCTGGCGCTCACCTACCGATTCGAGCCCGGACTCGTCCTGGAGGCCTTCGCCGAGCACCAGCCGCACTACACGGTGGGCCCCTCCACCGCCTTCATGGCGCTCGCCGCCCACCCGGACGCCACCCGCGAGCACTTCGCCTCCTTCGTGAACATCTCCTCGGGCGGCGCCCCGGTGCCACCGGCCCTGGTGGAGGGGTTCCGGGAGCGTTTCGGGCCGTACATCCGGGTCGGCTACGGACTCACCGAGTGCACCGCCCCCTGCGCCGCCGTCCCGCCCGGCCTGGAGGCGCCCGTGGACCCCGTCTCCGGGACGCTGTCGGTCGGGGTGCCCGGCGCTGACGCGTTCGTGCGGATCCTGGACGAGCAGGGCGCGGAGGTGCCGTTCGGGGAGCAGGGCGAGATCGTCGTACGCGGTCCGCAGGTGGTTCCCGGCTACTGGCGCCGCCCGGACGCCACCGCCGAGACCTTCCCCGACGGCGAGCTGCGCACCGGCGACATCGGCTTCATGGACGAGCAGGGCTGGCTCTACGTCGTCGACCGCAAGAAGGACATGATCAACGCGTCCGGCTTCAAGGTGTGGCCGCGCGAGGTCGAGGACGTGCTGTACACCCATCCGGCGGTGCGTGAGGCGGCCGTCGTCGGTGTGCCCGACGGCTACCGTGGCGAGACGGTCAAGGCCTTTGTCAGCCTGCGTCCGGGCGCCGAGGCGGACCCGGATGAACTCGCGGTGTACTGCAAGGAGAGACTTGCCGCCTACAAATACCCGCGGCAGGTGGAGGTCCTGCCCGACCTGCCCAAGACGGCGAGTGGCAAGATCCTCCGTCGGGAACTGCGTTCCCGCCCGCACGAGACTCGATGA
- a CDS encoding SDR family oxidoreductase, with product MSHPLFDISGRTALVTGSSRGIGHALARGLAEAGCTVVLNGRDGARLAEAAAELPGNRIHTAVFDVTDGASVAAGIADVEERVGPLDILVNNAGMQLRAPLLKFADADWHRILDTNLTSAFLVGREAARRMTERGHGKIINICSLQSEVVRPGIAPYAATKGALKMLTKGMCADWGPYGVQVNGLGPGYIETELTRPLVEDEEFSAWVRRRTPAGRWGRTEDLVGGVLFLASPAADFVGGQILYVDGGMTSVL from the coding sequence ATGAGTCATCCTCTCTTCGACATCAGCGGCCGCACGGCCCTGGTCACGGGCTCCAGCAGGGGCATCGGCCACGCGCTGGCCCGTGGCCTGGCCGAGGCCGGGTGCACGGTGGTCCTCAACGGACGGGACGGCGCCCGGCTGGCCGAGGCCGCGGCGGAACTGCCCGGGAACCGGATCCACACGGCGGTCTTCGACGTGACCGACGGCGCCTCGGTGGCCGCCGGGATCGCGGATGTCGAGGAGCGGGTGGGCCCGCTGGACATCCTGGTGAACAACGCGGGCATGCAACTGCGCGCCCCGCTCCTGAAGTTCGCGGACGCCGACTGGCACCGGATCCTGGACACCAACCTCACCAGCGCCTTCCTCGTCGGCCGCGAGGCGGCCCGCCGGATGACGGAACGCGGCCACGGCAAGATCATCAACATCTGCTCACTGCAGAGCGAGGTGGTACGGCCCGGCATCGCGCCCTACGCCGCCACCAAGGGCGCGCTGAAGATGCTCACCAAGGGCATGTGTGCGGACTGGGGCCCCTACGGTGTCCAGGTCAACGGGCTGGGCCCGGGCTACATCGAGACCGAGCTGACCCGGCCCCTGGTGGAGGACGAGGAGTTCAGCGCATGGGTGCGTCGGCGCACCCCGGCCGGCCGCTGGGGCCGCACCGAGGACCTGGTGGGCGGGGTGCTCTTCCTGGCCTCGCCCGCGGCCGACTTCGTCGGCGGCCAGATCCTGTACGTCGACGGCGGCATGACGAGCGTCCTTTAG
- a CDS encoding acyl-CoA dehydrogenase family protein, giving the protein MDFAFDARTEELRAKLLAFMDEYVHPAEPVAEEQRAALASPWDTPAVVEELKAEARRQGLWNLFLPDAEYGAGLTNLQYAPLAEITGRSPHLAPTATNCAAPDTGNMEVLAQFGNEQQRKQWLEPLLAGEIRSAFAMTEPEVASSDATNITTHIERDGDEYVITGRKWYISGAMNPDCRIFIVMGKTDPDGPDIRRQQSMVLVPRDTPGVTVRRAMQVFGYEDHSHGGHAEVVFDHARVPVSNLVGEEGGGFAIAQARLGPGRIHHCMRLIGMAERAIELMCRRAVSRNAFGKALAQQGVVQNWIADARVTVEQLRLLVLKTAWLMDTVGNKGAHTEIQAIKIATPRAVVGILDRAIQLHGAGGVSQDFPLAELYASARTLMLADGPDEVHQRSLARRELKKYL; this is encoded by the coding sequence ATGGACTTCGCGTTCGACGCGCGTACCGAGGAACTGCGTGCCAAGCTGCTCGCCTTCATGGACGAGTACGTCCACCCCGCCGAGCCGGTCGCCGAGGAGCAGCGGGCCGCGCTCGCCTCGCCCTGGGACACTCCCGCCGTGGTCGAGGAGCTGAAGGCCGAGGCCCGCAGGCAGGGCCTGTGGAACCTCTTCCTGCCCGACGCGGAGTACGGCGCCGGGCTGACGAACCTGCAGTACGCACCGCTGGCCGAGATCACCGGACGCTCCCCGCATCTCGCACCCACCGCGACGAACTGCGCCGCACCCGACACGGGCAACATGGAGGTGCTGGCCCAGTTCGGCAACGAGCAGCAGAGGAAGCAGTGGCTGGAGCCGCTGCTGGCCGGTGAGATCCGCTCGGCGTTCGCGATGACCGAGCCGGAGGTGGCCTCCTCGGACGCCACGAACATCACCACGCACATAGAGCGGGACGGTGACGAGTACGTCATCACCGGCCGCAAGTGGTACATCTCCGGCGCGATGAACCCGGACTGCAGGATCTTCATCGTGATGGGCAAGACGGACCCCGACGGGCCCGACATCCGCCGCCAGCAGTCGATGGTCCTGGTGCCGCGCGACACCCCGGGCGTGACCGTCAGGCGCGCCATGCAGGTCTTCGGCTACGAGGACCACTCGCACGGCGGCCATGCCGAGGTGGTCTTCGACCACGCGCGCGTGCCCGTGTCGAACCTCGTCGGCGAGGAGGGCGGCGGCTTCGCCATCGCCCAGGCCCGGCTCGGCCCCGGCCGGATCCACCACTGCATGCGGCTGATCGGCATGGCCGAGCGGGCGATCGAGCTGATGTGCCGACGGGCGGTCTCGCGCAACGCGTTCGGCAAGGCGCTGGCCCAGCAGGGAGTCGTCCAGAACTGGATCGCCGACGCCCGGGTGACCGTCGAGCAGTTGCGGCTGCTGGTACTCAAGACGGCCTGGCTGATGGACACGGTCGGCAACAAGGGCGCCCACACGGAGATCCAGGCCATCAAGATCGCCACTCCGCGCGCGGTGGTCGGCATCCTGGACCGGGCCATCCAGCTGCACGGCGCGGGCGGGGTGAGCCAGGACTTCCCGCTGGCCGAGCTGTATGCGAGCGCCCGCACCCTGATGCTCGCCGACGGCCCGGACGAGGTCCACCAGCGGTCGCTGGCGCGACGGGAGCTGAAGAAGTACCTGTAA
- a CDS encoding L-idonate 5-dehydrogenase: MLGCVIHGAGDLRVARLAPPVPGPGQALVAVRYGGICGSDLHYWRHGGVGDFRLREPMVLGHEVVGTVESYGAGAAGPAPGTAVAVHPATPCGHCPECADGRANVCRDTRYLGSAARLPHVQGGFAERVAVPAGQLRELPDGLGLRRAVLAEPLSVALHAVRRAGDVAGRHVLVTGAGPIGCLVVAAAKEAGAARVTVTDLVPQALGYAAVAGADTLVRADDPEDAGWPDEVDVAVEASGVAAGLDTCLRRVRRGGVVVQLGMLPPGPSPLAGNLLVSREIELRGAFRFAAEFDDALALLAAKGEFDGLVSAVVPVRAAEDAFALAADRERSCKVLLEF, translated from the coding sequence ATGCTGGGTTGTGTGATCCACGGAGCGGGCGACCTGCGGGTCGCTCGGCTCGCCCCGCCCGTCCCCGGTCCCGGCCAGGCCCTGGTCGCCGTCCGCTACGGCGGGATCTGCGGCTCCGATCTGCACTACTGGCGGCATGGCGGCGTCGGGGACTTCCGCCTCCGCGAGCCGATGGTGCTCGGACACGAGGTGGTGGGCACGGTGGAGTCCTACGGCGCCGGGGCCGCGGGTCCCGCGCCGGGTACGGCGGTCGCCGTGCACCCCGCCACCCCCTGCGGGCACTGCCCGGAGTGCGCGGACGGGCGCGCGAACGTGTGCCGGGACACCCGCTATCTGGGCAGCGCGGCCCGCCTCCCGCACGTACAGGGCGGGTTCGCGGAACGAGTGGCCGTACCCGCCGGACAGCTGAGGGAGCTTCCGGACGGGCTCGGGCTGCGCCGCGCCGTGCTCGCCGAGCCGTTGTCGGTGGCGTTGCACGCGGTGCGGCGGGCCGGGGACGTGGCCGGCCGGCATGTGCTGGTGACCGGGGCCGGGCCGATCGGGTGCCTGGTGGTCGCGGCGGCGAAGGAGGCCGGTGCGGCCCGCGTGACCGTGACCGACCTCGTGCCGCAGGCACTCGGGTACGCGGCCGTCGCCGGCGCCGACACGCTCGTGCGGGCCGACGATCCCGAGGATGCCGGATGGCCGGACGAGGTGGACGTGGCCGTCGAAGCGTCGGGGGTCGCGGCCGGGCTCGACACGTGCCTGCGGCGGGTACGGCGCGGCGGCGTGGTCGTCCAGCTCGGGATGCTGCCGCCCGGGCCGAGCCCGCTTGCCGGAAACCTGCTGGTGAGCCGGGAGATCGAGCTGCGGGGCGCGTTCCGCTTCGCGGCCGAGTTCGACGACGCCCTGGCACTGCTCGCGGCGAAGGGGGAGTTCGACGGGCTGGTCAGTGCGGTGGTGCCGGTACGGGCGGCCGAGGACGCGTTCGCGCTGGCCGCCGACCGGGAGCGGTCCTGCAAGGTGCTGCTGGAGTTCTGA
- a CDS encoding NUDIX domain-containing protein, translated as MNPAEEILDIVDENDRVVDRVPRGEAYARGLRHRCVFVEARDADGRLFVHRRTATKLVFPSLYDTFVGGVVGAGESYDEAALREAEEELGVRGLPRPSFLFKFLYDDGAGSSWWSAVYEVRCELPVRPQAEEVQWHDFLPDEEVERRLGEWEWVPDGLAAYERLRAFRSSR; from the coding sequence ATGAACCCTGCTGAGGAGATCCTCGACATCGTCGACGAGAACGACCGGGTCGTCGACCGGGTCCCGCGCGGCGAGGCGTACGCCCGGGGCCTGCGCCACCGCTGTGTCTTCGTCGAGGCCCGGGACGCGGACGGCCGGCTCTTCGTGCACCGGCGCACCGCCACCAAGCTGGTCTTCCCCTCCCTGTACGACACCTTCGTCGGCGGGGTCGTGGGGGCCGGCGAGTCCTACGACGAGGCCGCGCTGCGGGAGGCCGAGGAGGAACTGGGCGTGCGCGGGCTGCCCCGGCCCTCGTTCCTCTTCAAGTTCCTGTACGACGACGGCGCCGGGAGCAGCTGGTGGTCGGCGGTGTACGAGGTGCGCTGCGAACTGCCCGTGCGCCCCCAGGCGGAGGAGGTCCAGTGGCATGACTTCCTGCCCGACGAGGAGGTCGAGCGGCGGCTCGGCGAGTGGGAGTGGGTGCCGGACGGACTGGCGGCGTACGAGCGGCTGAGGGCATTCCGTTCCAGCAGGTGA
- a CDS encoding phosphotransferase family protein gives MSADHPPGLDLDRLRALLDREHPGLSNGPLTGRLIEGGRSNLTYAVCDGTSKWVVRRPPLGHVLATAHDMKREHRVISALHPTRVPVPRPVLLCEDEEVLGAPFYVMEFVEGTPYRTADQLAPLGAERTRNAVLSLVDTLVELHAVDPAEVGLSDFGRPEGFLDRQLRRWGKQLDASRNRDLPGIDELHAALGRSLPVSPAPTVVHGDYRLDNVLIGDDDRIRAILDWEMSTLGDPLTDLGLLVMYSRPLELPDSPISTTATAVGHPTPQELVERYAARSGRDVSAVSWYTAFAWFKLAVILEGIHYRYTLGQTVGRGFDRIGDLVPVFIDHGLTTLQEG, from the coding sequence ATGAGCGCCGACCACCCGCCCGGACTCGACCTGGACCGGCTGCGCGCCCTGCTCGACCGCGAGCACCCCGGTCTCTCGAACGGCCCCCTGACCGGCCGGCTGATCGAGGGCGGACGGTCGAACCTCACCTACGCGGTCTGCGACGGCACCTCGAAGTGGGTCGTCCGGCGGCCCCCGCTCGGCCATGTGCTGGCCACCGCGCACGACATGAAGCGCGAGCACCGCGTGATCAGCGCCCTGCACCCGACCCGGGTACCGGTCCCCCGCCCGGTGCTGCTGTGCGAGGACGAGGAGGTGCTCGGGGCGCCGTTCTACGTCATGGAGTTCGTCGAGGGCACCCCGTACCGCACGGCGGACCAGCTGGCCCCGCTGGGCGCCGAGCGCACCCGCAACGCGGTGCTCTCCCTGGTCGACACGCTCGTCGAGCTGCACGCGGTGGATCCCGCCGAGGTGGGCCTTTCGGACTTCGGCCGCCCCGAGGGCTTCCTGGACCGGCAGCTGCGGCGCTGGGGCAAGCAGCTGGACGCCTCCCGCAACCGCGACCTGCCCGGCATCGACGAGCTGCACGCGGCCCTCGGCCGGTCCCTGCCCGTCTCGCCCGCCCCCACCGTCGTCCACGGCGACTACCGCCTCGACAACGTCCTGATCGGCGACGACGACCGGATCAGGGCCATCCTCGACTGGGAGATGTCCACGCTCGGCGACCCGCTCACCGACCTGGGCCTGCTGGTGATGTACAGCCGGCCGCTGGAACTGCCCGACTCCCCCATCTCCACGACCGCCACGGCCGTCGGGCATCCCACGCCGCAGGAGCTGGTCGAGCGGTATGCCGCGCGCTCGGGGCGCGACGTGTCCGCCGTCTCCTGGTACACGGCGTTCGCCTGGTTCAAGCTCGCCGTGATCCTGGAGGGCATCCACTACCGGTACACGCTCGGCCAGACGGTCGGACGCGGCTTCGACCGGATCGGCGACCTCGTACCCGTCTTCATCGACCACGGACTGACCACTCTTCAGGAAGGCTGA
- a CDS encoding molybdopterin-dependent oxidoreductase, with translation MNSEQSEERDGEPGGRPVGRRVFLGTLGLGALGVVTAPVLQRGLEGFLGSVAGKDPTGLTGLLPNGGGFRYYSVAASVPHKNAADYRLTIDGLVDHPRTYTLDDLRALPQTRLVKDVQCVTGWRVPGTPFEGVRLSRLLDAAGIHSSAKALRFTCFDGTYTESLTLDQARRPDMLVALRMQDKDIGHDHGGPVRLYVAPMYFYKSAKWLSGITVTDRVEPGYWEHLGYDVDAWVGKSNGRTDDPTS, from the coding sequence GTGAACTCTGAACAATCCGAGGAGCGGGACGGCGAGCCGGGCGGCAGGCCCGTCGGCCGTCGTGTCTTTCTCGGCACCCTCGGTCTGGGCGCGCTCGGCGTGGTCACCGCGCCCGTGCTGCAACGCGGCCTGGAGGGCTTCCTCGGCAGCGTCGCCGGCAAGGACCCCACCGGACTGACCGGCCTGCTGCCCAACGGCGGCGGCTTCCGGTACTACTCCGTCGCCGCGTCGGTGCCGCACAAGAACGCCGCCGACTACCGGCTGACGATCGACGGCCTGGTCGACCACCCGCGCACCTACACCCTGGACGACCTGCGCGCCCTGCCGCAGACCCGGCTGGTCAAGGACGTCCAGTGCGTCACCGGCTGGCGGGTGCCAGGCACCCCCTTCGAGGGTGTCCGCCTCTCCCGGCTGCTGGACGCCGCCGGAATCCACTCCTCCGCCAAGGCCCTGCGCTTCACCTGTTTCGACGGCACCTACACCGAGAGCCTCACCCTCGACCAGGCCCGCCGCCCGGACATGCTGGTCGCGCTGCGCATGCAGGACAAGGACATCGGACACGACCACGGCGGCCCGGTCCGCCTCTACGTCGCCCCCATGTACTTCTACAAGTCCGCCAAGTGGCTGTCCGGCATCACGGTCACCGACCGGGTCGAGCCCGGTTACTGGGAGCACCTCGGCTACGACGTCGACGCCTGGGTCGGCAAGTCGAACGGACGGACCGATGACCCTACAAGCTGA
- a CDS encoding TetR/AcrR family transcriptional regulator, protein MPRTTDGDGTPVPQRLLAAATRLFAEQGYDRTSVQEIVEAAGVTKGALYHYFGSKDDLLHEVYARVLRLQMERLDHFADMDAPVEQRLRGAAADVVVTTIENLDDAMIFFRSMHHLSPEKSKQVRAERRRYHERFRALVEEGQKEGVFATATPADLVVDYHFGSVHHLSTWYRPDGPLTPQQVADHLADLLLRALRP, encoded by the coding sequence GTGCCCAGGACGACGGACGGGGACGGCACACCCGTCCCGCAGCGGCTGCTGGCCGCCGCCACCCGGCTCTTCGCGGAGCAGGGCTACGACCGCACCTCCGTGCAGGAGATCGTGGAGGCGGCAGGCGTCACCAAGGGGGCGCTGTACCACTACTTCGGCTCCAAGGACGACCTGCTGCACGAGGTGTACGCGCGCGTGCTGCGCCTCCAGATGGAGCGGCTCGACCACTTCGCCGACATGGACGCGCCGGTCGAGCAGCGGCTGCGGGGCGCCGCGGCGGACGTGGTCGTCACGACGATCGAGAACCTCGACGACGCGATGATCTTCTTCCGCTCGATGCACCATCTGAGCCCGGAGAAGAGCAAGCAGGTCCGCGCCGAGCGCCGGCGCTACCACGAGCGGTTCCGCGCGCTGGTCGAGGAGGGCCAGAAGGAGGGCGTCTTCGCCACGGCGACCCCGGCCGACCTGGTCGTGGACTACCACTTCGGCTCGGTCCACCACCTGTCGACCTGGTACCGCCCGGACGGCCCGCTCACCCCGCAGCAGGTCGCCGACCACCTCGCCGACCTGCTGCTGCGGGCGCTGCGGCCGTAG